In Amia ocellicauda isolate fAmiCal2 chromosome 7, fAmiCal2.hap1, whole genome shotgun sequence, one genomic interval encodes:
- the LOC136754130 gene encoding extracellular calcium-sensing receptor-like yields the protein MLLLPQIVLIALFARAEKPVCQLYGTQYLPQFSKEGDIIIGGVFSFHVNPILLNPEFKANPGQIKCKGLRPVELQYSQTVIFAIEEINNRSDLLPNVSLGYKIYDSCRTVSMSIKASLDLMNMEQKHLSDESCTKPTTVHAIIGHTSSTPTIGIATTVGPFGIPVISHFATCACLSNRKELPTFFRTVPSDYYQSRALAKLVKHFGWTWVGAIRSDDDYGNNGMATFIQAAQQEGICIEYSEAIYRTNPREKFLKVADIIKESFSKVIVAFASDIDLALLVKELLIQNVTGFQWVGSEGWITDSYLVSSENYKVLRGSIGLSIPNVEIPGLKEFILNARPSNTPGNSGFNEFWESTFSCSLTGGNSNRCTRMENLMEIKNQYTDVSDMGILNNVYKAVYAVAHSLHHLFTCKNGQGPFQNKTCANENKTEPWQVLHYLKEVNFTTWNGEKVYFDENGDPAARYALVNWRLKNKGITTIEVIGLYDASLPDGQRFVMNEISAVWAGDRDEVPKSVCSESCLPGTRKAIVKGKPICCFDCIPCAEGEFSNTTDSVDCTKCPSEYTSNDQKNQCLLKTVEFLSFHESMGIILVTCSVFGACLTITAAIIFFWNRYTPIVRANNSELSFLLLFSLTLCFLCSLTFIGQPSEWSCMLRHTAFGITFVLCISCVLGKTIVVLMAFRATLPGNNIMKWFGPTQQRLSVLAFTLIQVLICVLWLTMSPPFPFKNTIDYKEKIILECNVGSAVGFYAVLGYIGLLSAMCFVLAFLARNLPDNFNEAKFITFSMLIFCAVWITFIPAYISSPGKFTVAIEIFAILASSLGLLFCIFLPKCYIILLKPEKNTKKHLMGKMPSKSL from the exons ATGTTGCTGCTTCCACAAATAGTACTCATTGCTTTATTTGCAAGGGCTGAAAAGCCAGTTTGTCAGCTCTATGGAACACAATACCTGCCTCAGTTTTCAAAAGAAGGTGACATAATCATAGGAGGTGTTTTTTCATTCCATGTAAACCCTATCCTTTTGAATCCTGAATTTAAAGCCAACCCAGGGCAAATCAAATGTAAAGG TTTACGTCCTGTAGAATTACAGTATTCCCAAACAGTTATCTTTGCtattgaagaaataaataacaggtcAGATCTTCTTCCAAATGTTTCCTTGGgatataaaatatatgattCCTGTCGCACTGTAAGTATGTCTATAAAAGCATCATTGGATTTAATGAACATGGAGCAAAAACATCTATCAGATGAGTCCTGCACCAAACCAACCACCGTCCATGCAATCATAGGACACACTAGTTCCACACCAACAATAGGAATTGCAACAACTGTTGGACCTTTTGGGATACCAGTG ATCAGTCATTTTGCTACCTGTGCATGCCTCAGTAACAGGAAGGAGTTGCCAACCTTTTTCAGGACTGTGCCAAGTGATTATTACCAAAGCAGAGCACTGGCAAAGCTTGTCAAGCATTTTGGATGGACCTGGGTTGGAGCCATTAGGAGTGATGATGATTATGGCAATAATGGGATGGCTACTTTTATACAAGCTGCCCAACAAGAGGGGATTTGTATCGAATACTCAGAGGCCATTTATAGAACTAATCCTAGAGAGAAATTTCTGAAAGTTGCAGACATTATTAAGGAATCTTTTTCAAAGGTAATAGTTGCTTTTGCATCTGATATTGATCTGGCTCTGCTGGTAAAAGAGCTATTGATTCAGAATGTCACAGGCTTCCAGTGGGTGGGCAGTGAAGGGTGGATTACCGATAGTTACCTGGTATCATCGGAAAATTACAAAGTCCTACGTGGATCGATTGGCTTGTCAATTCCAAATGTAGAAATACCAGGTCTGAAAGAATTCATTCTCAATGCCCGTCCATCAAACACACCTGGAAACTCTGGCTTCAATGAATTTTGGGAAAGTACCTTCAGTTGTAGCCTAACAGGTGGAAATAGTAATCGATGCACAAGGATGGAAAATTTGATGGAAATAAAAAACCAATATACTGATGTCTCAGACATGGGGATACTAAACAATGTATATAAAGCAGTGTATGCTGTAGCCCACTCATTGCATCatctgtttacatgcaaaaatgGCCAAGgaccttttcaaaataaaacatgtgcaAACGAAAACAAGACAGAACCATGGCag GTATTACATTACCTAAAGGAAGTTAACTTCACAACCTGGAATGGAGAGAAGGTATATTTTGATGAAAATGGGGATCCAGCAGCACGATATGCATTAGTGAACTGGCGGCTTAAAAATAAGGGCATCACAACAATTGAAGTTATCGGTCTATATGATGCCTCTTTACCAGATGGACAGAGATTTGTAATGAATGAAATCAGTGCAGTATGGGCTGGTGATCGGGATGAG gtgcCAAAGTCAGTCTGCAGTGAGAGCTGCCTTCCAGGGACTCGTAAGGCAATTGTCAAAGGAAAGCCAATCTGCTGTTTTGATTGCATTCCATGTGCTGAGGGAGAATTCAGTAATACAACAG ACTCAGTGGATTGTACTAAGTGCCCTTCAGAATATACATCAAATGATCAAAAAAATCAGTGTCTCTTAAAAACTGTGgaatttctttcttttcatgaATCAATGggaataatattagtaacatgTTCTGTGTTTGGAGCATGTCTGACAATAACAGcagcaattatttttttctggaacAGATATACTCCAATAGTCAGAGCCAAtaactctgagctcagtttcctcctgctcttctcattaactctgtgtttcctttgctcacttactttcattggccagccctctgagtggtcctgtatgttgcgccacacagcatttggcatcacatttgtcctgtgcatctcttgtgttctggggaaaacaatagtggtgttaatggccttcagggctacactgccaggcaataatattatgaaatggtttgggccAACGCAGCAGAGGTTAAGTGTTCTTGCTTTCACACTCATACAAGTCCTGATTTGTGTGCTTTGGTTGACAATGTCACCTCCCtttccttttaaaaacacaatagactacaaagaaaaaataattctagAGTGCAATGTAGGATCAGCAGTGGGGTTTTAtgctgtgttagggtatattggacTCCTCTCTGCCATGTGCTTTGTGCTGGCTTTTCTGGCTCGAAATCTTCCCGATAACTTTAATGAAgccaaattcatcacattcagcatgctcatattctgtgcagtctggatTACCTTTATCCCAGCTTATATCAGCTCTCCTGGGAAGTTCACTGTAGCCATAGAGATATTTGCAATTTTAGCTTCAAGTCTTGGTTtactgttttgcatttttttaccaaaatgttatattattttacttaaaccAGAGAAAAATACGAAAAAGCATTTGATGGGTAAAATGCCCTCAAAATCACTTTAA